The following are encoded together in the Bradyrhizobium algeriense genome:
- a CDS encoding OpgC domain-containing protein, with product MHDRVTIPKLIVGELPELKGNARDLRIDACRGIALWWIFLDHVPNNIGSWLTLRNYGFGDAAEIFMFVSGVTCALAYGKAWRCEGWTEVIRRTLRRSFDIYVAFLLLTLACAILVHLTGGGRLADESNTRILLDHPGATLAHAAILQYRPVNTDVLSIFVLLHLLFAPLLWLLLRLPNVTLGASLALYVLVHVFGWTVPAWPSGHWAFNPLAWQLLVVLGAWWMLEEKRVRPWLTSRTVLGLAVLYLLFSLVIALSWRIKPLEALIPQALAKLHPLDKSNLDPLRLLHFLAIAVLAAWFVPRNWRGLTTPVMRGAICCGQNSLPIYCLGVLLAFAGNMALFDISDGLAMQIAVSLVGIAAMIATATLLNLVSIKPRQQ from the coding sequence ATGCACGATCGAGTCACCATCCCCAAGCTAATCGTCGGCGAGCTTCCGGAGCTGAAAGGCAACGCCCGCGACCTGCGAATAGATGCCTGCCGAGGCATCGCGCTGTGGTGGATATTTCTCGACCATGTCCCCAACAACATCGGAAGTTGGCTGACGCTGCGGAACTACGGCTTCGGCGATGCCGCGGAAATATTCATGTTCGTCTCGGGCGTAACCTGCGCGCTGGCCTACGGCAAGGCATGGCGCTGCGAGGGCTGGACCGAAGTGATCCGCCGGACGCTGCGGCGAAGCTTTGACATTTATGTTGCGTTTCTGCTGCTCACGCTCGCCTGCGCCATCCTGGTTCACCTCACAGGCGGCGGGCGCCTCGCTGACGAGAGCAATACGCGCATTCTATTGGACCATCCGGGCGCGACGCTCGCGCACGCGGCGATACTGCAATACCGTCCGGTCAACACCGACGTGTTGTCGATCTTCGTGCTTCTTCATCTCTTGTTCGCGCCGTTGCTGTGGCTGCTGCTGCGACTGCCGAACGTGACGCTTGGCGCGTCGCTGGCGCTTTATGTGCTGGTGCATGTCTTCGGCTGGACCGTCCCGGCGTGGCCGAGCGGCCATTGGGCCTTCAATCCGCTGGCCTGGCAGCTGCTCGTTGTGCTTGGCGCGTGGTGGATGCTCGAGGAAAAGAGAGTCCGGCCGTGGCTCACGTCACGCACGGTGCTTGGACTGGCGGTCCTGTATCTGCTCTTCAGCTTGGTCATCGCCTTGAGCTGGCGCATCAAGCCGCTGGAAGCCCTGATCCCGCAGGCGCTGGCGAAGCTGCATCCGTTGGATAAATCGAATCTCGATCCACTGCGATTGCTGCATTTTTTGGCCATAGCGGTTTTGGCAGCATGGTTCGTGCCCCGCAATTGGCGAGGGCTGACGACGCCGGTGATGCGCGGCGCGATCTGCTGTGGCCAGAACTCGCTGCCAATCTATTGCCTCGGCGTTCTGCTGGCGTTCGCCGGCAACATGGCGCTGTTCGACATCTCGGACGGGCTTGCGATGCAGATAGCGGTGAGTCTCGTTGGCATTGCGGCGATGATCGCGACCGCAACGCTGCTGAACCTGGTTAGCATCAAG
- a CDS encoding response regulator, with protein MDSAPHIAVVDDHRDIRDLVGKYLMQHGYRISLAESAVALRRLLERSALDLVVLDVMMPGEDGLSVCRHLRSTTDLPVILLTAMAEETDRIVGLEVGADDYVSKPFNPRELLARIKAVLRRVQSLPPQKGRLATKVVRFDRWTFDVNRRELTGDDGVAVPLSTAEFRLLCAFLDHPGLVLSRNQLLDLTVGRDADPFDRSIDNQVSRLRKKIEADPKVPALIKTHWGGGYSLAAQVEQP; from the coding sequence ATGGACTCGGCACCTCACATCGCCGTCGTGGACGATCATCGCGATATTCGCGATCTGGTCGGCAAATATCTGATGCAGCATGGCTACCGCATCAGCCTTGCGGAGAGTGCTGTTGCACTCCGCCGTTTGCTCGAACGAAGTGCTCTGGACCTGGTGGTTCTTGACGTCATGATGCCGGGCGAAGACGGACTGTCCGTCTGCCGGCATCTGCGCAGCACCACGGACCTTCCTGTTATCCTGTTGACTGCGATGGCTGAAGAAACCGATCGAATCGTCGGCCTGGAAGTAGGTGCCGATGACTACGTGAGCAAGCCATTCAATCCCCGCGAACTTCTCGCCCGTATCAAAGCGGTGCTTCGACGCGTCCAGAGCCTGCCGCCGCAAAAGGGCCGGCTCGCGACCAAGGTTGTACGTTTTGATCGATGGACCTTTGACGTCAACCGGCGCGAGTTGACGGGCGACGACGGCGTCGCAGTGCCGCTCAGCACGGCGGAGTTCCGTCTGTTGTGCGCATTTCTCGATCATCCGGGCCTGGTACTCAGCCGCAATCAGCTTCTTGATCTGACGGTCGGCCGAGATGCCGATCCATTCGACAGGAGCATTGACAATCAAGTCAGCCGCTTGCGGAAGAAGATCGAGGCTGACCCGAAAGTACCAGCATTGATCAAGACCCACTGGGGCGGTGGATACAGCCTCGCCGCACAGGTCGAGCAACCATGA
- a CDS encoding sensor histidine kinase, producing the protein MMNLWKRSLAARFICFTLLSLVLSQAIVFFISWDEHGQTIRKAAKGEILSRCASLARVLEATPPALQTDILNASNTSTARYWISANGLKDASAWREEAWERLAQPLPRVSFPGHTVPAEARPDFARNNASSGSASSSQWIDLRPEAWPLSRPAKFLYLDDATGMGLAVRLANGAWLNTAFAKPAQDGFWTSKSTLALGLSALSLSIIAVFAARGIAQPLRRLAVAAEALGRGQEVVPLPETGPDDIRRTAEAFNRMQARLHRFVDDRTKMLAAIGHDLRTPLTSLRLRAEFVPDDDVREKMLSTISEIQTMTEATLAFAREDATAENTRTVDLSALVESLCDDLAELGHDVSFSEGQKISYSCRPDALRRACRNLVENAVRYGERARVSVERRADSIEIIVSDDGPGIPDTAKEQVFTPFFRMESSRNRETGGVGLGLSIARSIVRHHGGDIALINQKKGLHAAISLPALDGGPPSISRPVTVAGAKDVINAPAKPSPVATILQRASKSY; encoded by the coding sequence ATGATGAACTTGTGGAAGCGTAGTCTTGCGGCCCGTTTCATCTGTTTCACACTGCTGTCCCTCGTGCTGTCGCAAGCAATCGTGTTCTTCATTTCGTGGGATGAGCACGGGCAGACGATTCGGAAGGCCGCCAAGGGCGAGATACTCAGCCGGTGCGCTTCGCTCGCCCGAGTGTTGGAGGCGACGCCTCCGGCGCTTCAAACCGATATCCTTAACGCCAGTAACACCAGTACGGCGAGATATTGGATATCGGCCAACGGTCTGAAGGATGCCTCCGCGTGGCGAGAGGAAGCATGGGAGCGTTTGGCTCAGCCATTGCCGCGCGTGTCCTTTCCCGGCCATACCGTGCCGGCCGAAGCGAGGCCGGATTTCGCCCGAAATAATGCCAGCAGTGGCAGCGCCTCCTCCTCGCAATGGATCGATCTAAGGCCGGAAGCCTGGCCGCTGTCTCGACCAGCGAAATTTCTTTATCTCGATGACGCCACCGGCATGGGATTGGCCGTCCGGTTGGCGAACGGTGCATGGCTGAACACTGCATTTGCCAAACCCGCGCAAGACGGCTTCTGGACCTCCAAATCCACCCTAGCGCTCGGCCTCTCCGCGTTGTCGCTGTCGATCATTGCCGTATTCGCCGCACGCGGCATCGCGCAACCATTGCGCCGGCTCGCCGTAGCGGCCGAAGCCCTCGGCCGTGGTCAGGAGGTCGTACCGCTGCCGGAAACCGGCCCCGACGATATCCGACGCACCGCCGAGGCATTCAATCGCATGCAAGCGCGCCTGCACCGTTTCGTCGACGACCGCACCAAAATGCTGGCCGCCATCGGCCATGACCTGCGTACACCCCTGACCTCGCTCCGTTTGCGCGCAGAATTCGTGCCCGACGACGACGTCCGCGAGAAAATGCTCTCCACAATTTCGGAGATCCAGACGATGACGGAGGCAACCCTCGCATTCGCTCGCGAGGACGCAACCGCCGAAAACACGCGGACCGTGGACCTCTCAGCTCTCGTGGAAAGTCTCTGCGACGATCTCGCCGAACTCGGTCATGACGTCTCTTTCTCCGAGGGACAGAAGATCAGCTACAGCTGCCGGCCCGACGCGCTGCGCCGCGCATGCCGTAACCTCGTCGAAAATGCCGTTCGTTATGGCGAGCGCGCGCGCGTCAGCGTGGAGAGACGAGCAGACAGTATCGAAATCATCGTTTCGGACGATGGGCCCGGGATTCCCGATACCGCCAAGGAGCAGGTTTTTACGCCGTTTTTCCGGATGGAGAGTTCGCGGAACCGCGAAACTGGAGGCGTAGGTCTCGGCCTTTCCATTGCCCGGTCTATTGTCCGCCACCACGGCGGAGATATCGCCTTGATCAACCAGAAAAAGGGACTACACGCGGCGATTAGCTTGCCAGCGCTGGATGGCGGGCCGCCTTCCATTAGCCGACCGGTCACGGTCGCAGGGGCGAAGGACGTTATCAACGCTCCGGCAAAACCTTCGCCGGTGGCCACGATCTTGCAGCGCGCGTCGAAATCATATTGA
- a CDS encoding methyl-accepting chemotaxis protein gives MNLTNLKITPKLGILVGVTLLGLCAAGALAGYLMQREMLNARIDQTRAIVDMARNMALGLQKQVEAGQLTKEAAIAEFSKRGNTLTFDNGSGYVFAYMMDGITVLNSDPKQIGQNRLDVETNGRKLARELRDGVAAKGEVTLTYEFKKPGKEELSRKISYAVAVPGWNMFVGTGAYLDDLDTKMKPIAWVLGLAILGIALISGSIAWMIGRSISKPLGELGARMQELADGKLDGEIPGAGRGDEIGAMAATVQIFKDNAVRIRGLEQKEAEVQARAEAERRAAMESIASDFERSVTGIVRSVSTAAAGMQTTAQSMTATASDASARAATVGAASQRSSDNVGTVASAAEELSSSVTEISRQVARSSEIASKAVSDAERTNATVGALSTGAEKIGEVVKLIHSIAAQTNLLALNATIEAARAGDSGRGFAVVASEVKALANQTAKATEEISSQVAAMQASTSEAVASIGGITETIGQMSEITVSISTAVEQQGGATREIARNIQSVAAGSNEISTHIGGVTTAAAATGKAASEVLANARELDTQSGMLRSAVDEFLGKVRAA, from the coding sequence GTGAACCTGACCAACCTGAAGATCACCCCCAAACTCGGTATTTTGGTGGGCGTGACCCTGCTGGGCCTTTGCGCCGCCGGCGCGCTTGCGGGTTATTTGATGCAGCGGGAGATGCTGAACGCGCGGATTGATCAGACCAGGGCGATCGTCGACATGGCGCGCAACATGGCGCTCGGGCTGCAGAAGCAGGTTGAGGCGGGCCAGCTGACCAAAGAAGCGGCGATTGCCGAATTCAGCAAGCGAGGCAATACGCTGACTTTCGACAACGGCTCCGGCTACGTGTTCGCCTATATGATGGATGGAATCACGGTCCTGAACTCAGATCCCAAGCAGATCGGTCAGAACCGCCTCGATGTCGAGACCAACGGCAGAAAGCTCGCGCGCGAGCTCCGCGACGGCGTCGCGGCGAAAGGGGAGGTGACCCTGACGTACGAATTCAAGAAGCCCGGCAAGGAGGAACTGAGCCGCAAGATTTCCTACGCGGTCGCGGTGCCCGGCTGGAACATGTTCGTCGGCACCGGCGCCTATCTCGACGATCTCGACACCAAGATGAAGCCGATCGCCTGGGTGCTCGGGCTCGCCATTCTCGGCATCGCGCTGATTTCAGGCAGCATCGCCTGGATGATCGGCCGCAGCATCAGTAAGCCGCTCGGCGAGCTCGGCGCCCGCATGCAGGAGCTGGCGGACGGCAAGCTGGACGGCGAAATTCCCGGCGCCGGCCGCGGCGACGAGATCGGCGCGATGGCCGCGACCGTCCAGATCTTCAAGGACAATGCGGTGCGTATCCGCGGGCTTGAACAGAAGGAAGCCGAAGTGCAGGCTCGCGCCGAGGCCGAGCGGCGGGCGGCGATGGAAAGTATCGCCAGCGACTTCGAACGCAGCGTGACCGGCATCGTCCGCTCGGTGTCGACGGCGGCCGCCGGCATGCAGACCACCGCGCAGTCCATGACGGCTACCGCCAGCGACGCCAGCGCGCGGGCTGCGACCGTCGGCGCGGCGTCGCAGCGTTCGTCCGACAATGTCGGCACGGTGGCCTCCGCCGCCGAAGAGCTCTCCAGCTCGGTGACCGAGATTTCCCGTCAGGTGGCGCGCTCCAGCGAGATCGCCAGCAAGGCGGTCAGCGACGCCGAGCGCACCAACGCCACCGTCGGCGCGCTCTCGACCGGCGCCGAGAAGATCGGCGAAGTGGTCAAGCTGATCCACTCGATCGCAGCGCAAACCAATTTGCTCGCGCTCAATGCCACCATCGAGGCGGCGCGCGCCGGCGATTCCGGCCGCGGTTTTGCGGTGGTGGCGTCGGAAGTGAAGGCGCTTGCCAACCAGACCGCGAAGGCGACCGAGGAAATCTCCTCGCAGGTCGCGGCCATGCAGGCCTCCACCAGCGAAGCCGTGGCCTCGATCGGCGGCATTACCGAAACCATCGGGCAGATGAGCGAGATCACGGTTTCGATCTCGACCGCCGTCGAGCAGCAAGGCGGCGCCACCCGCGAGATCGCCCGCAACATTCAGTCGGTGGCGGCCGGATCGAACGAGATATCCACCCATATCGGCGGTGTCACCACGGCGGCGGCGGCGACCGGCAAGGCGGCCTCCGAGGTGCTGGCGAATGCCCGCGAGCTCGACACCCAGTCCGGCATGCTGCGCAGCGCGGTGGATGAATTCTTGGGCAAGGTGCGGGCGGCGTAG
- a CDS encoding C-terminal binding protein, producing MPKYRVLTPKGASFTVAGGGYDYEKEALDPIGAEIIEAPANEAEFIAAAKTADAIYAKGMPITKAVIDALENCKVITLGSVGVDSVDVKAATARGIPVTNIPDTFIEEVADHAMMLLLAGFRRLVEQDKMVRTGRWSEGRPALLKIPRLMGQTLGFISFGRVARAVAKRAAPFGLRMMAYDPFIQETLMYDHGVMPATLTEVLSQSDFVSMHAPARPEVHHMLTEKHFRQMKKSAVFINTGRGATVDEESLIKALQEGWIAHAALDVLEKEPPSHNNPMLSMENVTLTAHVASASARFDEARKRRVGYELSLVLQGMWPVSCVNPSVLQNTALRRWQPVSMDRGPNS from the coding sequence ATGCCGAAATACAGGGTGCTGACGCCGAAGGGCGCGAGCTTCACGGTCGCCGGCGGCGGCTACGATTATGAAAAGGAAGCGCTCGATCCGATCGGGGCCGAAATCATCGAGGCGCCGGCCAACGAGGCGGAATTCATCGCCGCCGCAAAGACCGCGGACGCGATCTACGCCAAGGGCATGCCGATCACCAAAGCCGTCATCGACGCGCTCGAAAACTGCAAGGTGATCACGCTCGGCAGCGTCGGCGTCGATTCAGTCGACGTCAAGGCCGCCACCGCCCGCGGCATTCCCGTCACCAACATCCCCGACACCTTCATCGAGGAGGTCGCCGACCACGCCATGATGCTGCTTCTCGCTGGGTTCCGCCGGCTGGTCGAGCAGGACAAGATGGTGCGTACCGGCCGCTGGTCGGAGGGCCGGCCGGCGCTTTTGAAGATCCCGCGGCTGATGGGCCAGACGCTCGGCTTCATCTCGTTCGGCCGGGTGGCGCGCGCGGTCGCCAAGCGCGCGGCGCCCTTTGGCCTGCGCATGATGGCCTACGATCCGTTCATCCAGGAAACGCTGATGTACGATCACGGCGTGATGCCGGCGACGCTGACAGAGGTGCTGTCGCAATCGGATTTCGTCTCGATGCATGCGCCGGCCCGGCCCGAGGTCCATCACATGCTCACCGAGAAGCATTTCCGCCAGATGAAAAAATCCGCCGTCTTCATCAATACGGGCCGCGGCGCCACGGTGGACGAGGAATCGCTGATCAAGGCGCTGCAGGAGGGGTGGATCGCGCATGCGGCGCTGGACGTGCTGGAAAAGGAGCCGCCGTCCCACAACAACCCGATGCTTTCGATGGAAAACGTTACCCTGACCGCGCATGTGGCGTCGGCATCGGCACGTTTTGACGAGGCGCGCAAGCGCCGCGTAGGCTACGAATTGTCACTGGTCCTGCAGGGGATGTGGCCGGTAAGCTGCGTCAATCCGTCGGTGCTGCAGAATACTGCGCTGCGGCGATGGCAGCCGGTCAGCATGGACCGCGGCCCGAACAGCTAG
- a CDS encoding ABC transporter substrate-binding protein gives MKNEITRRDALALGVSAAALAATGASAQTASVIKAADVPAPKWAIEKGASLRMLRPVRFVQADEDVFRANAKAFTDKTGVEVKVDFVGWEDINQQTAVTSNSGAGPDVIIGFSDAPHIYIDKLVELTDVADYLGKRYGGWLPLAQKYGKRNKSDAWIGLPFGATAGPLIYRKSVLQSIGYDKIPEDSAGFVDLCQKLHKAGKPAGFALGNARGDGNGFANWALWSHNASLLDEEGNIVINSKETIEALKWVKALYPTFIAGTPSWNDVSNNRAYSSQEISLTANGVSLYFSLKNDPATKAIAEDSEHQLLPKGVAKVSPMAGLTLNAMLFKHSQYPNAAKAFLQFMLEKEQYEPWLNANSGYWSQPLSAYADAAVWSGDPKVSIFKNTMQSTYYDGYKGPISTATGAVGADYVLIQMCAAVATGASTPEAAAAEAEQRCKRYFRRQTR, from the coding sequence ATGAAGAACGAGATCACGCGTCGCGATGCGCTGGCGCTGGGCGTCTCGGCTGCCGCGCTGGCTGCGACCGGCGCCTCGGCCCAGACCGCCTCCGTCATCAAGGCTGCCGACGTTCCGGCCCCGAAGTGGGCAATCGAAAAGGGCGCGTCTCTGCGCATGTTGCGGCCGGTGCGTTTCGTGCAGGCCGACGAGGACGTGTTCCGCGCCAATGCGAAGGCCTTCACCGACAAGACCGGCGTCGAGGTCAAGGTCGACTTTGTCGGCTGGGAGGACATCAACCAGCAGACCGCGGTGACGTCGAACTCCGGCGCCGGCCCCGATGTGATTATCGGCTTCTCCGACGCGCCGCACATCTATATCGACAAGCTGGTCGAACTGACCGACGTCGCCGATTACCTCGGCAAGCGCTACGGCGGCTGGCTGCCGCTGGCGCAGAAATACGGCAAGCGCAACAAGAGCGACGCCTGGATCGGATTGCCGTTCGGCGCCACCGCCGGCCCGCTGATCTACCGCAAGTCGGTGTTGCAATCGATCGGGTATGACAAGATCCCGGAAGACAGTGCCGGATTTGTGGACCTCTGCCAGAAGCTGCACAAGGCCGGCAAGCCGGCCGGCTTCGCGCTGGGCAATGCCAGGGGTGATGGCAACGGCTTTGCCAACTGGGCGCTGTGGTCGCACAACGCTTCCCTGCTCGATGAAGAGGGTAACATCGTCATCAACAGCAAGGAGACTATCGAAGCGCTGAAGTGGGTCAAAGCACTGTACCCGACTTTCATCGCCGGCACGCCGTCGTGGAACGACGTCAGCAACAACCGCGCCTACTCCTCGCAGGAAATTTCGCTGACCGCCAACGGCGTCTCGCTGTACTTCTCGCTGAAGAACGATCCGGCGACCAAGGCGATCGCCGAGGACAGCGAGCATCAGTTGTTGCCGAAGGGCGTCGCCAAGGTCTCGCCGATGGCGGGCCTGACGCTGAACGCGATGCTGTTCAAGCACAGCCAGTATCCCAATGCCGCAAAGGCATTCCTGCAATTCATGCTGGAAAAGGAACAATACGAGCCTTGGCTCAACGCCAACTCCGGCTACTGGTCGCAGCCGCTTTCCGCCTATGCCGACGCTGCGGTCTGGTCCGGCGATCCCAAGGTCTCGATCTTCAAGAACACCATGCAGAGCACTTACTACGACGGCTACAAGGGGCCGATCTCGACCGCAACAGGTGCGGTCGGTGCCGACTACGTGCTGATACAAATGTGCGCAGCGGTTGCGACCGGCGCCTCGACGCCGGAGGCCGCGGCCGCAGAGGCGGAGCAACGCTGCAAGCGATATTTCCGGCGCCAGACCCGGTAA
- a CDS encoding sugar ABC transporter permease: MSVTTLPSQRVTHRQPGWIVRLFDYKPFLIVMCLAPAIGLLTVFLTYPLGLGVWLAFTDTTIGQRGIFIGLENFQYLWTDPLWWGAVFYSVFYTAIATFGKFALGFWLALLLNNHFPLKSLLRAIVLLPWIVPTVLSALAFWWIYDPQFSIISYLLVDVLHIRTTNIDFLGTPWPARFSLIAANIWRGIPFVAISLLAGLQTISPSLYEAAMLDGASAWQRFRYITFPMMMPILAIVMTFSIIFTFTDFQLVYAITRGGPVNSTHLLATLAFQRGIAGGELGEGAAIAVSMIPFLVFATLFSYFGLARRKWQQGEAND; the protein is encoded by the coding sequence ATGTCTGTAACGACTCTACCATCACAACGCGTGACGCATCGGCAACCCGGCTGGATCGTGCGCCTGTTCGACTACAAGCCGTTCCTGATCGTGATGTGCCTTGCGCCGGCGATCGGGCTGTTGACGGTGTTCCTCACCTACCCGCTCGGCCTCGGCGTCTGGCTCGCCTTCACCGACACCACGATCGGCCAGCGCGGCATCTTCATTGGCCTGGAGAATTTCCAGTATCTGTGGACCGATCCCTTGTGGTGGGGCGCGGTGTTCTACAGCGTGTTCTATACGGCGATCGCGACCTTCGGGAAATTCGCGCTCGGCTTCTGGCTGGCGCTGCTGCTCAACAACCACTTTCCGCTCAAGAGCCTGTTGCGCGCCATCGTGCTGCTGCCGTGGATCGTGCCGACGGTGCTGTCGGCGCTGGCGTTCTGGTGGATCTACGATCCGCAATTCTCGATCATCTCCTATCTGCTGGTGGATGTACTGCACATCCGAACCACCAATATCGATTTCCTCGGGACACCGTGGCCGGCGCGGTTTTCGCTGATCGCGGCGAATATCTGGCGCGGCATCCCCTTTGTCGCGATCTCGCTGCTGGCGGGCCTGCAGACCATCTCGCCCTCGCTCTATGAGGCGGCGATGCTGGACGGCGCCAGCGCCTGGCAGCGCTTCCGTTACATCACCTTCCCGATGATGATGCCGATCCTCGCGATCGTGATGACGTTCTCGATCATCTTCACCTTCACGGATTTCCAGCTCGTCTACGCCATCACCCGCGGCGGGCCGGTCAACTCCACGCATCTGCTCGCGACACTCGCGTTCCAGCGCGGCATTGCCGGCGGCGAGCTCGGCGAGGGTGCGGCGATCGCGGTGTCGATGATCCCGTTCCTGGTGTTCGCGACATTGTTCAGCTACTTCGGCCTCGCGCGCCGCAAATGGCAGCAGGGAGAAGCCAATGACTGA
- a CDS encoding carbohydrate ABC transporter permease, with protein MAWDSRARRVMMIYLPLSCFVLILLFPFYWMAITSFKPNAELLNYKEHNPFWISSPTLAHIKHLLFNTAYPTWLKTTMLVAIGSTFLSLFASTLAAYAIERLRFRGSPYVGLGIYLAYLVPPSILFIPLATVIVQFGLFDSPMALILVYPTFLVPFCTWLLIGYFKSIPYELEECALVDGATRLQILRRITLPLAVPGLISAGIFSFTLSWNEFIYALAFIQSGANKTVPVAILTELVTGDVYQWGALMAGSLLGSLPVALFYSLFVDYYVSSLTGAVKE; from the coding sequence ATGGCGTGGGATTCCCGCGCGCGGCGGGTGATGATGATCTACCTGCCGCTGTCGTGCTTCGTGCTGATCCTGCTGTTCCCGTTCTACTGGATGGCGATCACCTCGTTCAAGCCGAATGCCGAGCTTCTGAACTACAAGGAGCACAATCCGTTCTGGATCTCCTCGCCGACGCTCGCCCATATCAAGCATCTGCTGTTCAACACCGCCTATCCGACCTGGCTCAAAACCACGATGTTGGTGGCGATCGGCTCCACGTTCCTGTCGCTGTTCGCCTCGACGCTCGCTGCCTACGCGATCGAGCGCCTGCGCTTCCGCGGCAGCCCCTACGTGGGGCTCGGCATCTATCTCGCCTATCTGGTGCCGCCCTCGATCCTGTTTATTCCGCTGGCCACCGTGATCGTGCAGTTCGGCCTGTTCGATTCGCCGATGGCGCTGATCCTGGTGTATCCGACGTTCCTGGTGCCATTCTGCACCTGGCTCCTGATCGGCTATTTCAAGTCGATCCCGTATGAGCTGGAGGAATGCGCGCTGGTCGACGGCGCGACGCGCCTGCAGATCCTGCGGCGGATCACGCTGCCGCTCGCCGTGCCCGGCCTGATCTCGGCCGGCATCTTCTCCTTCACGCTGTCGTGGAACGAGTTCATCTACGCGCTGGCCTTCATCCAGAGCGGCGCCAACAAGACGGTGCCGGTCGCGATTCTGACCGAGCTCGTCACCGGTGACGTCTATCAGTGGGGCGCGCTGATGGCGGGCTCGCTGCTCGGATCGCTGCCGGTCGCGCTGTTTTATTCGCTGTTCGTGGATTACTACGTGTCGTCGCTGACCGGCGCGGTGAAGGAATAA
- a CDS encoding energy transducer TonB, with amino-acid sequence MNAFALHDVSDQAVLRRWGASAVAILAVHAALIAIGMNWMRPQPEPGVTLPAIMVDMAPVSAAPQSTPLERAPDQLMDQADASPPEPVKQQEVVEEQIAPTPPQENPEVVAPPEQKVELKPATEPAKPVPEAKPTPVKPKVVRPEAKKPSDSTPAPRTAAPPRVERQAQAASAASAGATALAVATYNQRVRAHLMRFHQYPSGANRQPGVARLSFTLSRSGQVAGGRLAGSSGVTALDAQAMSMLRQASPFPPFPPEITQGSIGFNIPVIFTVPR; translated from the coding sequence GTGAACGCCTTCGCGCTTCATGATGTTTCCGACCAAGCCGTATTGCGCCGTTGGGGCGCGTCGGCCGTGGCGATCCTTGCTGTCCATGCCGCCTTGATCGCGATCGGCATGAACTGGATGCGGCCACAGCCGGAGCCGGGAGTCACCCTGCCGGCGATCATGGTGGACATGGCGCCGGTATCAGCGGCGCCGCAATCGACGCCGCTGGAGCGCGCCCCGGATCAGTTGATGGATCAGGCCGACGCCTCGCCGCCCGAACCGGTCAAGCAGCAGGAGGTGGTCGAAGAGCAGATCGCGCCCACTCCGCCGCAGGAGAACCCGGAGGTGGTGGCGCCGCCCGAGCAGAAGGTGGAACTGAAGCCGGCGACCGAGCCCGCCAAGCCCGTCCCTGAAGCAAAGCCGACGCCAGTCAAACCAAAAGTCGTCCGCCCCGAGGCGAAGAAGCCGAGCGACTCGACGCCTGCGCCGCGCACTGCGGCGCCGCCGCGCGTTGAACGTCAGGCACAAGCCGCCTCCGCGGCCAGCGCGGGCGCAACCGCCTTGGCGGTCGCGACCTATAATCAGCGCGTCCGTGCACATCTGATGCGCTTCCACCAGTACCCGTCGGGGGCCAACCGCCAGCCCGGCGTAGCGAGACTGTCTTTCACACTCAGCCGCAGCGGGCAGGTAGCTGGAGGCCGGCTTGCCGGATCATCTGGTGTCACCGCGCTCGACGCTCAGGCCATGTCAATGCTTCGCCAAGCCTCGCCGTTTCCGCCGTTTCCGCCGGAAATTACGCAGGGCTCGATAGGCTTCAACATTCCAGTAATTTTTACCGTCCCCAGATAG
- the exbD gene encoding TonB system transport protein ExbD, protein MGAKLGNVVGGRARGGSDDLVEAHEINVTPFIDVMLVLLIIFMVAAPLATVDLGVNLPASAVEPSPRPDKPVFVTVKPDLSVAVGEDVIARDTLTATLDAATKGDKNERIFLRADKVVSYGDLMEVMNLLRNAGYLKIALVGLDGRS, encoded by the coding sequence ATGGGCGCCAAACTGGGTAACGTAGTTGGCGGACGGGCGCGCGGCGGTAGTGACGATCTTGTCGAGGCCCATGAGATCAACGTCACGCCGTTCATCGACGTGATGCTGGTGCTCCTGATCATTTTTATGGTCGCAGCCCCGCTCGCAACTGTCGATCTGGGCGTCAATCTCCCCGCCAGCGCGGTCGAGCCATCGCCACGGCCCGACAAGCCTGTATTCGTCACCGTGAAGCCGGACCTGTCGGTAGCGGTAGGCGAGGACGTGATCGCACGCGATACGTTGACCGCCACTCTCGACGCCGCCACCAAGGGCGACAAGAACGAGCGCATTTTTTTGCGCGCCGACAAGGTCGTCAGCTATGGCGATTTGATGGAGGTGATGAACCTCCTGCGCAACGCCGGCTATCTCAAGATCGCGCTGGTCGGCCTCGACGGAAGAAGCTAG